In a single window of the Natronosalvus caseinilyticus genome:
- the npdG gene encoding NADPH-dependent F420 reductase, which yields MRIALLGGTGDIGEGLALRFARDTDHEILIGSRDPEKARDAAETYVDAIESQSRGGEPTVKGFANEMAADRADVVVLAVPPYHVGDTVEAVAEKLDGDSILVSPAVGMKGDEDGLHYHPPGTGSVTALVAQRAPDDVPVVGAFHNLAAAKLSNLEADLDVDTLVVGDDASAKETVRRLATEIDGLRALDAGPIANAPEVESVTPLVINVARYNDDMRDVGVRFH from the coding sequence ATGCGAATCGCACTCCTCGGTGGGACCGGCGACATCGGCGAAGGACTGGCGCTGCGCTTTGCTCGAGACACCGACCACGAGATTCTGATCGGGTCTCGCGACCCGGAGAAGGCTCGAGACGCCGCCGAAACCTACGTCGACGCGATCGAATCCCAGTCCCGCGGCGGGGAGCCGACGGTCAAGGGCTTCGCCAACGAGATGGCGGCCGACCGCGCGGACGTCGTCGTGCTCGCGGTGCCGCCGTACCACGTCGGCGACACGGTCGAAGCGGTCGCCGAAAAACTCGACGGAGACTCGATCCTGGTCAGCCCCGCAGTCGGGATGAAAGGCGACGAGGACGGCCTGCACTATCACCCGCCCGGGACCGGGAGCGTCACGGCGCTCGTCGCCCAGCGCGCCCCCGACGACGTACCGGTCGTCGGCGCGTTCCACAACCTCGCCGCCGCGAAACTGTCGAACCTCGAGGCCGACCTGGACGTCGATACCCTCGTCGTTGGCGACGACGCCTCGGCGAAGGAGACGGTGCGACGACTGGCGACGGAGATCGACGGCCTCCGGGCGCTCGACGCCGGCCCAATCGCCAACGCACCCGAAGTCGAGAGCGTGACGCCGCTCGTGATCAACGTCGCCCGGTACAACGACGACATGCGCGACGTCGGCGTTCGATTCCACTGA
- a CDS encoding thioredoxin family protein: protein MTVTLKDFYADWCGPCKTQDPILEELEDDWDGRFEVEKVNVDEEQDVANEYQVRSLPTLIIENDDGVVERFVGVTQREDIEDALESAGA, encoded by the coding sequence ATGACTGTTACGCTCAAGGACTTCTACGCGGACTGGTGTGGCCCCTGTAAGACCCAGGACCCGATCCTCGAGGAACTCGAGGACGACTGGGACGGCCGATTCGAAGTGGAGAAGGTCAACGTCGACGAGGAACAGGACGTCGCAAACGAGTATCAGGTTCGCTCGTTGCCGACGCTCATCATCGAGAACGACGACGGCGTGGTCGAACGCTTCGTCGGCGTTACCCAGCGCGAGGACATCGAGGACGCCCTCGAATCGGCCGGCGCGTAA
- a CDS encoding 5-formyltetrahydrofolate cyclo-ligase produces the protein MEKDAIRERIWDDLESSGTARFPYPPHGRIPNFEGAKEAAAVLADQPEWRAAATIKANPDAPQLPVRRRALRDGKTVFMAVPRLRDERCFLELDPETLEDYDAATTVSGSSAHGTAVRPEAVPDIDLIVSGSVAVDETGTRIGKGEGYSDLEYAILRELSLVDDETVVATTVHERQLVSGLEADAHDVPMDLIVTPERVLRPDPADRPTGIDWNALADERLDEMPILRALRGDIDG, from the coding sequence ATGGAGAAAGACGCGATCCGCGAACGAATCTGGGACGACCTGGAGTCCTCCGGAACGGCCCGATTTCCCTACCCGCCACACGGCCGAATTCCGAATTTCGAGGGGGCGAAAGAGGCCGCGGCGGTGCTGGCCGACCAACCGGAGTGGCGGGCCGCAGCAACGATCAAGGCCAATCCGGACGCGCCACAGCTACCCGTGCGGCGGCGAGCGCTTCGAGACGGAAAGACGGTCTTCATGGCAGTGCCGCGCCTTCGAGACGAGCGGTGCTTCCTGGAACTCGATCCAGAGACGCTCGAGGACTACGACGCGGCGACGACGGTCTCCGGATCGTCGGCTCACGGCACCGCGGTTCGGCCCGAAGCCGTCCCCGACATCGACCTGATCGTCTCCGGGAGCGTCGCCGTCGACGAAACGGGAACCCGGATCGGCAAAGGCGAGGGCTACAGCGACCTCGAGTACGCTATCCTTCGCGAACTCAGTCTGGTCGACGACGAGACAGTCGTCGCGACGACCGTCCACGAACGACAGCTGGTCTCGGGTCTCGAGGCGGACGCCCACGACGTCCCGATGGATCTGATCGTCACGCCCGAACGCGTTCTCCGACCGGACCCGGCGGACAGACCGACGGGTATCGACTGGAACGCGCTCGCTGACGAACGGCTCGACGAGATGCCGATACTGCGGGCACTTCGAGGCGACATCGACGGATAG
- a CDS encoding DUF7126 family protein — protein sequence MNAIVTAPDEDGIADALEAVGADVKRLEGPLTRPILEEAGIVDAELYVLTDVGESTTIPIVCDLTDDVRTVVYDRNTVPEFVRGQLDLAVDPALIAPDVLASELVREPSS from the coding sequence ATGAACGCGATTGTCACTGCTCCCGACGAGGACGGTATCGCCGACGCGCTCGAGGCCGTCGGTGCCGACGTGAAGCGGCTCGAGGGCCCCCTGACCCGGCCGATACTGGAGGAAGCAGGCATCGTCGACGCTGAATTGTACGTCCTGACTGACGTCGGCGAGTCGACGACGATCCCGATCGTGTGTGATCTCACCGACGACGTTCGGACAGTCGTCTACGACCGAAACACGGTTCCGGAATTCGTACGCGGCCAGCTCGACCTCGCGGTTGACCCGGCCCTGATCGCTCCCGACGTGCTCGCAAGTGAACTCGTCCGGGAGCCGTCGTCGTGA